The proteins below come from a single Gammaproteobacteria bacterium genomic window:
- the rpsS gene encoding 30S ribosomal protein S19, which produces MPRSLKKGPFVDGHLMTKVERAIATRERRPIKTWSRRSLVIPDMVGLTIAVHNGRQHIPVLISENMVGHKLGEFSITRTFKGHSGDRKAR; this is translated from the coding sequence GTGCCACGTTCTCTCAAAAAAGGTCCGTTCGTCGATGGCCATCTGATGACCAAGGTCGAGCGGGCGATCGCGACTCGGGAACGGCGACCGATCAAGACTTGGTCGCGTCGTTCGCTGGTGATCCCCGATATGGTGGGGCTGACAATTGCGGTACACAACGGGCGCCAGCATATCCCGGTGCTGATATCGGAGAATATGGTGGGCCACAAACTGGGCGAGTTTTCGATCACCCGCACCTTCAAGGGCCACTCCGGCGACCG